In Sorghum bicolor cultivar BTx623 chromosome 10, Sorghum_bicolor_NCBIv3, whole genome shotgun sequence, one genomic interval encodes:
- the LOC8076176 gene encoding vesicle-associated membrane protein 711: MAILYALVARGTVVLAEHSAAATNAGAIARQVLERLPDGGADSHVSYTQDRYVFHAKRTDGITALCMADDSAGRRIPFAFLEDIHGRFVKTYGRAALTALAYAMNDEFSRVLSQQMDYYSNDPNADRINRMRGEINQVRSVMIDNIDKVLERGDRLELLVDKTANMQGNTVRFKRQARRFRNTTWWRNVKLTAALILLLLVIIYVVLVFMCHGFTLPTCIR; the protein is encoded by the exons ATGGCGATCCTGTACGCGCTGGTGGCGCGCGGCACGGTGGTGCTGGCGGAGCACAGCGCGGCGGCCACCAACGCGGGCGCCATCGCGCGCCAggtcctcgagcgcctccccgACGGCGGCGCCGACAGCCACGTCTCCTACACGCAGGACCGCTACGTCTTCCACGCCAAGCGCACCGACGGCATCACCGCGCTCTGCATGGCCGACGACTCCGCCGGAA GACGGATTCCCTTCGCATTTTTGGAAGATATTCACGGAAGGTTTGTCAAGACATATGGCCGGGCTGCGCTGACGGCTCTTGCATATGCAATGAATGATGAATTCTCAAGGGTCTTGAGCCAACAAATGGACTACTATTCAAATGACCCTAATGCAGATAGAATAAACCGCATGAGAGGTGAAATCAATCAG GTCCGTAGTGTTATGATTGATAACATTGATAAGGTCCTTGAAAGAGGTGATCGTTTGGAACTGCTGGTTGACAAGACTGCGAATATGCAAGGAAATACAGTTCGATTCAAAAGACAAGCTCGGCGGTTCAGAAACACTACTTGGTGGAGAAATGTCAAACTCAC GGCCGCATTGATACTTCTCCTCCTGGTAATAATATATGTCGTTCTTGTGTTCATGTGCCATGGTTTCACCCTACCAACTTGCATAAGGTAA